DNA sequence from the Holophagales bacterium genome:
CAGCTCCACTTCGCCGGCCATTGCCGTCCACGCCGACAGTCCAGATCTCCGGAGGACGTGCAGTTTGTAGCTAACGGTGATCCGCCTTCCCCAAATCGGGCGACCGGGGCCGCGCGCCGTGCCCGCCGCTCGGGCCGCCCCACACCTGCGTCAGGGCGCTGGCGGCGAACCGTCGAGGGCGATCCAGAGGACGGAGGAAGGCGCGCCGAGCAGGTTCGCCGCAGTCGACCACCGACCCCGACTTCGAGGACGAGGGCTTGCCGTCGGGCGAGAACGAGGGACGCAGGCCGAACGTCGTCTGGCTGGCGCGAAAGCGCCACCGAGGCGGGCACGAGGAACCTGCCGCCGACGCTCTTGACGTGGTAGGCGATCGTCTCGCCGTCGGGCGACCAGGCCGGGTGAGGTTCTGCCGGCCGTCCGTCGTGAGCTGGGTCTCCCGGCTTCCCGATGCAGGGGCCGGCGGTGATCTCGAACCGGCCCGACCGGTCAGACGCGTAGGCCGGGGCTCTGCCGTCGGGCGAGAAGGCGGGAAAGACGTCGAGGCCGGCGGACGAGGTCAGCTGGACCGGTCTGAGGGGCGGCCCCTCCCGAAGACCCCGGCTCCCGCCCCGACCGAACCAGAGAGGAACGGCTGCACCGGCGACGGCCGCGAGGAAGCACGCCCCCACGGCGAGCGCGAGCCGCCGGCGGCTCCGGGGCCGGCACCGCCGAGGAGCGCCGACATCGTCGGAACCGCGCGGACGCGGTGCGGGCGGGTGCGGGCTCGCCGAGCTCCCGGCCCCGGTGGCCAGCACACTCACGATCGCGGCGGCCATCTCGCGCATCGAGGCGAATCGCTGGGCCGGGTCCGCTGCGAAGGGCCCGGTCCGCGACTTCGGCGACCCCCG
Encoded proteins:
- a CDS encoding PD40 domain-containing protein; translated protein: MREMAAAIVSVLATGAGSSASPHPPAPRPRGSDDVGAPRRCRPRSRRRLALAVGACFLAAVAGAAVPLWFGRGGSRGLREGPPLRPVQLTSSAGLDVFPAFSPDGRAPAYASDRSGRFEITAGPCIGKPGDPAHDGRPAEPHPAWSPDGETIAYHVKSVGGRFLVPASVALSRQPDDVRPASLVLARRQALVLEVGVGGRLRRTCSARLPPSSGSPSTVRRQRPDAGVGRPERRARRAAPVARFGEGGSPLATNCTSSGDLDCRRGRQWPAKWS